From the genome of Penaeus chinensis breed Huanghai No. 1 chromosome 13, ASM1920278v2, whole genome shotgun sequence:
ATATGAGGatgcataatgtatacataaaagcAAAACTGTTACATAAGCACTAATGACATACTGAATTTTGTGTACAGATCGTCCTTGCCTGTCTCGCTGCTGTGGCCGTCGCTGCCCCTCAGCTCCAGGAGCGAGTGGTCGAACTCCTTCGCGATGAACGCGTAGTCAACGAGGACGGCACCTTCTCCTACGTCGTGGAAGCTGACAACGGCATCAACACAGCCGTTTCTGGAAGCATCGGAGCCGAAGGCCAGATCAACCAGGAGGGATCCTATACGTAAGTGGTGAAGATAACTGTTAAGGCATATAAGCAGGTTGGTTCGCCAAAATAATAAGCATGAATGGATTCTATATTAATTGCCTATTTCTTGCAGCTTTATCCTCGAGGACGGTACCCAGGCTATTGTCTCTTTCGTGgccaacgagaacggcttccagccccagtccagcatcctgcccactccccaccctcttcctgaaCACGTCTTTGAGCTGCTGGAAATCGCAGAGCGTCAGCGCGCTGAGGGCATCGTGTTCGAATAAGGGATGGAACCATGATTTATGATATATGGCAAAGAAATGTACTTGATTTAATAAATCGTAGCACTACTTATCATTCTTTATCTTATCTAAAGTTTGAAAGGAAGACTGGATGCACATGCAGTCTCGTGCAGACACATTTTCCGCTCActgacacatgcatgcacattcatgcaattacacacgcacacacacacacacattcagatgtatgtattacacgcagataatgatactatttttttttaaaatttagtttTTGATACTTTGAAAATCAACGTTTGATCTATCTGGATATGATTTGAAAACTGTGGTCAATAGcaaattgtttttttatgaaaacaaaacaaaaacatacatacagctatgtatttgtatacatacaggaatgatatatacacatacacaaataggaacggacatatatacacatatatccatttatatatacacaaataggaatgtacatatacatatccaattatatattatatattattcatcaatGTATGAacatagaaatatctatatatacaggtatatgtatatatatatacatataaagaagcaTGCatctatacgcacacaaacatataaatatatgtgcgcgcgcgccttATATACCAAAGCACTCGTAAACAAGAGCATAATGCATATTGTCATACATCATCTGTTGTAGCAAGTAATTTCCATGATACTGACTCGTTTTATAGATATGACCGCTATGCCAGGAAGTTGGACTAATGAAAAAGATCACCAAAAACTAAATTTTGTAACATCACATTACACCATACGGCTAGAAAGACtggaatattgtgtgtgtttatagtgagTTACATCTTCGGTAGATGTATGAACATCTTGTAATTGTAAAATGAATCCTACATACATTTTTGGATAAATTCTTGAGAAAAACCTCTTATGAATGACAGTCgacaaatatataatgaaatgccAGCGATGAACTGTTGATTGCCTTCGGTCTAGATTTGGGATATTAGAGAATTACACATTTAACAGTGAGGGATATCCTTGGATATAACATAACGGAGTCATAACGGAAGAGAAACACATGCATTATCAATCCTATAAATGCATTTTCGTTGCAGAAATACGACATCTACGAGTTTGTGTTTGGATTTTTCAACTAATAGAACTGTATTAGTACTAGATGATCACCAGAATGCTCCTCTTTTTCAGTCAAGCTATTGCAACCTTCATCTTTACAACCATTTAACGCGGGTATTATATCGAATACTGTCCTTACAAAACACTTTGAAATTCAAAACGTGTGACCAATAAATTTATgtttagaaaaaaacaacttcACGAACAGTGCTAATGTGATTAAATATTTGGCTCCCgatatatacaaaactatattTGAATATCTTCCAGGTATCAAGATATTCCAGCCTATCATCGTTAAAGCTTTCATAAAACAGGACTGTAGCTAAGAAAATGCAAGCTGTATTTATTACTGCCGTTACTGCAATGATTTCTGTTGTTCAGATCTTGTGAATATTGACCTATGCTAAGAGGATAAAGAGTTTGATCTTACCCTTCGAAAGCTGAAACTCCTCCCTAAGGTCGTTCGGTAAGGATGCTCCGCCCCCTTTCTTTAAGCCCAAGGTATATATAAGTCGACTTTACCTGCTACAGTACTATACCTGGTGTTCCCTCGAGAAGCTACCATGAAGATCGTGAGTACATTATGAAGAAACGTCATTTCCATTGCTAAAGATGTGTActtgtagatgtgtatgtaaCACAGAagttatacataaatgcatatatatttattcaaatatatagagatatacatatatatacgaacacgtacaaatacacacgtacgaatttgagtatgtgtacatacgcacacacatatatgtacatacatatatacatgtgtctatgtggTTGTGtgcattctcatatatatatatatattttttttttttgtaaagtgctTTCGAATATAACGATGCAcaggtatgtataaatagatgcaAAACAGTCATATAACCACTATTCGCATACTGATTTCTGTGTACAGATCGTTCTTGCCTGTCTTGCCGCCGTGGCTGTTGCCGCCCCTCAGCTCCAGGAGCGAGTGGTTGAGCTCCTTCGCGATGAGCGTGTAGCCAACGAGGACGGCACCTTCTCGTACGTCGTGGAAGCCGACAACGGCATCAACACAGCCGTTTCTGGTAGCATCGGAGCCGAAGGCCAGATCAACCAAGAGGGATCTTACACGTAAGAAGACATCTGCAAAGATAAAGACATGCAAACAATTTTCAGGGTGGCTTGCcaaaatattaaacatatattgcAGATACTTTAGGTGTTCCATATCACGTTTAATAAAAGATCATGCATATTCTCTACATATTTTCGTAAGCGTTTCGGGGTACATTTTGTTGACGaaagatataatttttattatgtttatttcctGTTTTTGCAGCTTTATTCTCGAGGACGGTACCCAGGCTATTGTCTCTTTCGTGgccaacgagaacggcttccagccccagtccagcatcctgcccactccccaccctcttcctgaaCACGTCTTTGAGCTGCTGGAAATCGCAGAGCGTCAGCGCGCTGAGGGCATCGTGTTCGAATAAGGGATGGAACCAGGATTGAAGATATATGGCAAACAAATGTAACTTGATGGAATAAATCGTAGCACtacttatcattcttcttatctcaCCAAAAGTTTAAAGGAAAGACTGGACGCACACACAGTCTCATGCACACATATTTTACGTTCATAtgatatatgcacattcacacatacatgtacacatgtatgtattccaCGCAAATAATGAGCCTATGTATGTTTCACTTAGTTTCTTATTACAACTTTCGGAAAACAGAACATTTGGTCTATCTGGATATGGCTTGAGGACTGTGGTCGTTAATGCCAagtgtatttttaaaaatcaaacacCACCttaggataaaataaataatgtagtGAAATACTGACTAAAGTATAAACACTTACCGCCACCTCTAGGACAATGGTTATTGAACTTTCTCGTCGCTGATTATTGATAACTGGATCTCCATCCCAATATCACCATGAAAGATGTTTGTATCctaaaacgtaaaataaaaaatgatatttgCTCATCAAATATTAAATTTTGATTTCGATCATCGTTTTAGTTCATCTGATATAATTTATTTACGAGGGTTCCCTGACAACACTTGAGTTTTGTCAAGTtatgttattttgataatattactTGACACCGAGGTAAAATATAGGCATTAACCTTGATACGTATATCACTGTAATGTAGGGtcttttatatccatatatatatgtatatacaagtatatttatattcacatatacatatgtatatatatatatatataaacatatctatatatgcatatgtacatacacacctatCTGTTGACGGCaaattattttaaataatcaatctatatgtatgtttctgtaggtgatatgtataaacatatttataggtatggatatctgtatatatataaccatacatatagatatagatgtatatatacacatttatatatatgtatatatacataaatgtgtgtgtgtgcgtgagtgtgtacttgtatgtgtgagtgcgaattatatatatatatatatatatatatatttgcacacacaatatatacatatatatgattatacggatgcacacacaaacaccgtgATTTAGCCCTATCtgacttctttatatatatatatatatatatatatatatatatatgcacacatataaatgaatgtataagtCTACATATgtattcctgtatgtatatatatgaatgtataagtaatatatatatacatatatattcttgaagtatatacatgtgtgtgtttacactgtgtgcgtatatatatacacacacacatacatacatgaatgatatattcatgtacagacatatatacattttatatacttgtatatctatatatacacatatacaggaatgcacatttgtatgtatatatgagtgtattatatagatatttatctctttgtacatacacacacacacacatacacacacacacacacacacatatgtatatatgaatatatatatgtatgaccgcTATGTAAGGCAGATGTctactgtaaaatatatatgcattcctgtatacatatatatattcacacccacacacgtgtatttgcatatatatgtgcattcctatatatatatgtgtgtgtgtgtgtgcattcctgtatatatatatacacatatataaaacacacacacatttgtatatatacacactgtatatgtctgtatgtacatatatatccatatatatatgtattatttacacacataaatatatatatatagaaatacacagaggttgtttatatgtgtgtgtacgtgtgtgcattatATTATACTAAAGCACTAGTAAACAAGAGTACCATGTATATTGTTACACGATATCTGCTGTAGCAAGTAATTTCCATGATATTATTtgacttgttttatatatatgactgttatGTAAGGTAGATGTTTACCTGTAAAATTAATCATACTGCTATTTTTGGGTGGGTTTTTGAGAAAGTCCTCACGTGAATGAGATAATCGACAGATTTAATGAAATACTAGAAACAAGCTTGAGATATTAGGAAGTATGTTGAAATTCAATATAAAGAGATATCCTTAGACATACTTTGTTATCAACAGTCATAACCGAAGAAcagatgtattttcattattaattttacataTGCATTTCTTTGCACAAATGCATCCACGAGACGCTTGTGTTATGTTACAATTGATAAAATATAGCATATTTTATTAGTACTAGATGTTcggcagaatatatatgtatatttttttcaacctAATTCAAAATAACTGACGCATCTATTAACTTTAAAATTCTAAACACGTGAccaatcttaaaaaaaacaaaaacgaatgtaataattgcaaatatatttaaatatttggcTTCCGATATTTAAGAAATCTGCaacattttaatttcttccagGTATCAACACATTCCATGTTATTGCTGAATCTCGTAAAACGGAACTGTAAACTTGCAAAGTTAGAAAAGTACAAGCAGTATTCCTCATTGACTATTACTTCAAAAAGTTCTGTTGATCAGACCTTTTCGCTATTGAGCAGCAACTATAGACCTATGATAACGGGATAGCTGGCTCAACCTGACCCTTCCAAAGCCGAGGCTCCTCCCTAAGGTCGTTCAATAAGGCAGCTCCGCCCCCTTCCTTTAAGTCCAGGGTATATATAAGCCGGTTTTAGCTGCCACGGTACCATACCTAGTGTTGTCTACGATTAGAACCATGAAGATTGTGAGTATCATTTGCAGAAATGTTATTTTAAGTGCTAAAGGTGTGTACGTGTACGCACGGATAAATTATACAGGAAAACAAGCGACATACATATAttgagtatgtacacacacacacacacacacacacacacacacacgcacgggtttgtatatgtgtgtacatatgcatgaatatatgtactgggtatgtgtgtttgagtacatgtgcagatgtatacataaatatattaatatgtatacacataaatgtattttgtttacattttattcTTCTGCACATACTTGTAAATATGAGGAcacattgatatgtatacatgcaaaagTCACAAACACTATTCGCAAACTGCTTTCTGTGTACAGATCGTTCTTGCCTGTCTTGCCGCCGTGGCTGTTGCCGCCCCTCAGCTCCAGGAGCGAGTGGTTGAGCTCCTTCGCGATGAGCGTGTAGCCAACGAGGACGGCACCTTCTCGTACGTCGTGGAAGCCGACAACGGCATCAACACAGCCGTTTCTGGAAGCATCGGAGCCGAAGGCCAGATCAACCAGGAGGGATCGTACACGTAAGTGGTCAAGACTTCTGCGAAGATAAAGACAAGCAGACTATTTACAGTTCGTTTGCCTAAATACTACGCATAAATTGCAGGTATGTTAAGGTTCCATAAGACGTTAACAAAAAGATCTTGAGTAACTCAAATTTCCGTAAGCATTTAAGGCACATGGAGAAACAAATTACTCACGCACATTTACCAACGAAAGAAAATATTGTTTATTCCCTATTTTTGCAGCGTTATCCTCGAGGACGGTACCCAGGCAATTGTCTCTTTCGTGgccaacgagaacggcttccagccccagtccagtatcctgcccactccccaccctcttcctgaaCACGTCTTTGAGCTGCTGGAAATCGCAGAGCGTCAGCGCGCTGAGGGCATCGTGTTCGAATAAGGGATGGAACCAGGATTGAAGATATATGGCAAACAAATGTAACTTGATGGAATAAATCGTAGCACTACTTGTCATTCTTCTTATCTCATCTAAAGTTTAAAGGAAAAACTGGACGCACTCACagtctcatacacacatattttatgttcatatgatatatgcacattcacacacgctgatgtacacatatatgtattccacGCAAATAATGAGCCTATGTATGTTTCACTTAGTTTCTTATTACATCTTGCGGAAAACAGAACATTTGGTCTATATGGATATGGCTTGAGGACTGTAGTCGTTAATGCCAagtgtatttttaaaaatcaaacacCACCttaagataacataaataatgtagTGAAATACTGACTAAAGTATAAACACCGCCACCTCTGGGACAATGGTTATTGAACTTTCTCGTCGCTGATTATTGATAACTGGATCCCCATCCCAATATCACCATGAAAGATGTTTGTATCctaaaacgtaaaatatttttttttatttgctcatCAAATATTAAATTTTGATTTCGATCATCGTTTTAGTTCATctgataatataatttatttacgaGGGTTCCCTGACAACACTTGAGTTTTGTCaagttttgttattatgataatgttacttGACACCGAGGTAAAATATAGGCATTAACCTTGATACGTATAACACTGTAATGTAGGGtcttttatatccatatatatatatgtatatacaagtatatttatattcacatatacatatgtatatatatatatatatatatatataaacatatttatatatgtatatgtacacacacacctatctgttGACggcaaataattttaaataatcaatctatatgtatgtttctgtaggtgatatgtataaacatatttataggtatggatatctgtatatatataaccatacatatagatatagatgtatatatacacaactatatatatgtatatatacataaatgtgtgtgtgtgtgcgtgtatgtgtacttgtatgtgtgagtgcgaattatatatatatatatatatatatatatatttgcacacacaatatatacatatatatgattatacgcatgcacacacacacacacacacacacacacacacacacatatatataggaaaaagtccataactaaaaattatatggaaggattttgatttcagtgcacctgaacattcttgtaccaacgtattACCGAAACCaaagccaggacaaacattagaCTTATGGTGAAATTCGGTTGGgaaaataggcaaatcattggcGCTCTGGaataagtttatggtgacaatgccccaaagaaatcaacaacttaCAAATGGATAAGTTGGTTCACAAGTGGAAAATACGGAATCGAGTTTGAGCCAtgtagtggcaggccatcaacgtcagtttgtgaggaaaacattgatgttgTTCGCGAcacgattgaaaaggatagacgaataacctcTGAATCAGTAACAGACACACTCAATATCTCTGTGGATTCTGTACACAAAATTCTGGTGCAGAGTTAGGGGCTAAGCAAGATTTCCGCTCGATTGGTCACTaagctgttgcgcccagatcagcagcaaacaaggatagatctttcaatggaaattttgaacgtGCGATGAGagctctgaagcttttctgcaaagAATTGTGACGGGATGAAACATAGCTCTactagtacgatcccgaggacaaaattcaatcaaagcagtggctgcctagGGGTGGAAATGGAAAGCAAAATCAGAGCGTTCAAAAAGAAAGGTCatagccactgtcttctgggatgcagaaaggattttgctggttgacttcctcgaaagcaagaaaacagttacatctgcttattacgaatgcattttgagaaaactgtccaaacaatctcagaaaaacgccctggaaagctgtatcaacgcgttctcttccaccacgacaatacacccgctcacggcgctcggcagacaagagctatgCCAcctgaatttcgatgggaaatcgtccgacatccacctcaaagccccgatttagccctatctgacttctttatatatatatatacacatataaatgaatgtataagtCTACATATgtattcctgtatgtatatatatgtatatatatgaatgtataaataatatatatatatatatatatatatatatatatatatatattcttgaagtatatacatgtgtgtgtttacactgtgtgcgcatatatatttacataaacatacatgaatgatatattcatgtacagttatatatacattttatatacttgtatatctatatatacacacatatacaggaatgcacatttgtatgtatatatatgtgtatgttatatagatatttatatatctttgtacatacatacatagacacacacacatatatgtatatgtacatacatatatatttatgcacacacatacacacacacacatatgtatatatgaatatatatatgtatgacggcTTTGTAAGGCAGAAGTctactgtaaaatatatatgcattcctgtatacatatatatattcacacccacacatgtgtatttgcatatatatatatgttcattcctatatatatatgtgtgtgtgtgcattcctgtatatatatacacatatataaaacacaca
Proteins encoded in this window:
- the LOC125031750 gene encoding cuticle protein AMP1A-like, whose protein sequence is MKIIVLACLAAVAVAAPQLQERVVELLRDERVANEDGTFSYVVEADNGINTAVSGSIGAEGQINQEGSYTFILEDGTQAIVSFVANENGFQPQSSILPTPHPLPEHVFELLEIAERQRAEGIVFE
- the LOC125031603 gene encoding cuticle protein AMP1A-like; amino-acid sequence: MSVEDSLGITVIVLACLAAVAVAAPQLQERVVELLRDERVVNEDGTFSYVVEADNGINTAVSGSIGAEGQINQEGSYTFILEDGTQAIVSFVANENGFQPQSSILPTPHPLPEHVFELLEIAERQRAEGIVFE
- the LOC125031604 gene encoding cuticle protein AMP1A-like: MKIIVLACLAAVAVAAPQLQERVVELLRDERVANEDGTFSYVVEADNGINTAVSGSIGAEGQINQEGSYTVILEDGTQAIVSFVANENGFQPQSSILPTPHPLPEHVFELLEIAERQRAEGIVFE